From one Eucalyptus grandis isolate ANBG69807.140 chromosome 9, ASM1654582v1, whole genome shotgun sequence genomic stretch:
- the LOC104420510 gene encoding scopoletin glucosyltransferase-like, producing the protein MENESNRLHIFFLPLVLQGHMIPMMDMAKTFATSGAKVTIATTPICSTLFSRQIERVHQLGLDFNIQTVKLGLPEGWENLDAVTWSQNQVELLDRFWKALSLLREPVLHILEEHRPDCLIADLFFPWATDVAAQLKIPRLAFGGTSFFAMCTMRVIALYQPHKRVSSESETFIVPHLPGEIKLTRTQLPEYLRQELDTDFSNLAKEIVESELKGYGSIFNSFYKLEKDYADYYRNVLGRKAWHIGPVSLCNRDTVDKALRGMEASISQHECLKWLDSKKPNSVIYACFGSLTKFSPQQLVELAKGLEASRQDFIWIVRKDKNEEQDWLPDGFEERMDGKGLIIRGWAPQVLILDHESVGGFMTHCGWNSIMEGVCAGVPMVTWPMFAEQFYNEKLVTQVLQIGIGVGSKQYADFGIGADFVSRDDIEVAVRRIMAGEEAEEMRRRAKKLGEMARKAVGEGGSSDSDLTSLIEELRQHKAARESR; encoded by the exons ATGGAGAATGAAAGTAACCGactgcatattttctttctcccaTTGGTGCTTCAAGGCCACATGATACCCATGATGGACATGGCCAAAACCTTTGCAACTAGCG gtGCAAAAGTCACCATTGCCACCACCCCAATCTGTTCGACCCTTTTTTCCAGGCAAATTGAAAGAGTCCATCAGTTGGGTCTAGATTTCAACATCCAAACGGTCAAATTAGGGTTGCCAGAAGGTTGGGAGAATTTGGATGCAGTCACTTGGAGCCAAAATCAGGTGGAATTGTTGGATAGATTCTGGAAGGCCCTGAGCCTGCTCCGGGAGCCGGTCTTGCATATCCTGGAAGAACATAGACCGGATTGTCTAATAGCAGATTTATTCTTTCCATGGGCTACCGATGTTGCTGCTCAGTTGAAAATTCCCAGGCTAGCCTTTGGAGGGACAAGTTTCTTTGCCATGTGCACGATGAGAGTCATCGCACTATATCAACCACACAAGAGAGTTTCATCTGAATCGGAAACTTTCATTGTGCCTCACCTCCCCGGAGAAATAAAGCTGACAAGGACTCAGCTACCGGAATATTTAAGGCAAGAACTTGATAccgatttttccaatttagcaAAAGAAATAGTCGAATCAGAGCTAAAGGGCTACGGAAGCATTTTCAACAGCTTTTACAAATTGGAAAAGGATTATGCCGATTATTACAGGAATGTCTTGGGAAGGAAGGCCTGGCATATCGGTCCTGTCTCACTCTGCAATAGAGATACTGTAGATAAAGCACTGAGGGGTATGGAAGCATCCATCAGCCAGCACGAATGCTTAAAATGGCTAGATTCGAAAAAGCCCAACTCAGTTATCTACGCATGTTTCGGCAGCTTGACCAAATTCAGTCCTCAACAGCTGGTAGAATTGGCAAAGGGGCTTGAGGCATCTCGACAAGATTTCATATGGATTGTgaggaaagataaaaatgaagaacAGGATTGGTTACCCGATGGTTTCGAAGAAAGAATGGATGGGAAGGGCCTAATCATAAGAGGGTGGGCGCCCCAAGTGTTGATTCTCGATCACGAGTCGGTCGGTGGATTCATGACTCACTGTGGATGGAACTCGATAATGGAAGGAGTATGTGCTGGTGTGCCAATGGTCACGTGGCCGATGTTTGCTGAGCAATTCTATAACGAAAAGCTGGTCACTCAAGTGCTACAGATCGGGATTGGCGTTGGATCTAAACAGTACGCCGATTTTGGAATTGGTGCAGATTTTGTAAGCAGAGATGACATTGAGGTGGCAGTGAGACGAATTATGGCTGGTGAAGAGGCAGAGGAAATGAGAAGAAGGGCGAAAAAGCTTGGCGAAATGGCCAGGAAGGCTGTTGGAGAAGGTGGATCATCTGACTCAGATTTGACTTCGTTAATCGAAGAACTCAGGCAGCACAAAGCTGCTCGCGAATCAAGATGA
- the LOC120288473 gene encoding UDP-glycosyltransferase 73B4-like, producing the protein MKMKKIGYRKSSIKDWTGRARGWVPQMLILDHESVGGFVTHCRWNSILERICAGVQMVTWPMFAEEFYNEKLVSQVLGIGIGVGYKQLAEFGIGADVVSRDDIKKAVRRVMAGEEAEEMRRRVKVLGEMARKAVGEGGSSDSDLTLLIEELKRHKAARESK; encoded by the coding sequence atgaagatgaaaaagATTGGTTACCGGAAGAGTTCGATAAAAGATTGGACGGGAAGGGCAAGAGGGTGGGTGCCCCAAATGTTGATTCTCGATCACGAGTCAGTCGGTGGATTTGTGACTCACTGCAGATGGAACTCAATATTGGAAAGAATATGTGCTGGTGTGCAAATGGTCACATGGCCAATGTTTGCCGAGGAATTCTATAACGAAAAGTTGGTCTCTCAAGTGCTAGGGATCGGGATTGGAGTTGGATATAAACAGTTGGCTGAGTTCGGAATTGGTGCAGATGTTGTGAGCAGAGATGACATAAAAAAGGCAGTGAGACGAGTTATGGCAGGTGAAGAGGCCGAGGAAATGAGAAGAAGGGTGAAAGTGCTTGGCGAAATGGCCAGGAAAGCTGTTGGGGAAGGTGGATCATCTGACTCAGATTTGACTTTGTTAATCGAAGAACTCAAGCGGCACAAAGCTGCTCGTGAATCGAAATGA